Proteins encoded by one window of Bubalus bubalis isolate 160015118507 breed Murrah chromosome 4, NDDB_SH_1, whole genome shotgun sequence:
- the LOC102411480 gene encoding olfactory receptor 6C2-like: MRNHTPLHTFILLGLTDDPPMQVLIFIFLLVSYLLSVTGNLTIIILTLLDSRLKTAMYFFLKHFSFLETLLTTVCIPRFLYSLSTGDKTISYNACVSQLFFIFLFAATEFFLLAIMSYDRYVAICKPLHYATIMNSRICGRLVICCWIAGGLVIFPPLCLGLNLEFCDYHVIDHFLCDASPMLKISCSDTWFIEQMVVALAVLTDIGTFLCVVLSYICIIKAIIKFPSAQQKMKAFSTCSSHMIVISITYGSCIFIYVKPSAKDEVAINKGVLVLTTSVAPMLNPFIYSLRNKQVKGAFTDLIKRISLISKK, translated from the coding sequence ATGAGAAACCATACACCATTACATACATTCATACTCCTGGGACTGACAGATGACCCTCCAATGCAGgttctgatttttatatttctgcttGTCTCCTACTTATTAAGTGTAACTGGGAATCTGACCATCATTATACTCACTTTACTAGACTCTCGCCTTAAAACtgccatgtactttttcctcaaaCACTTCTCCTTTTTAGAAACCTTATTGACCACAGTCTGCATTCCCAGATTCTTATACAGCTTATCAACTGGGGACAAAACTATTTCCTATAATGCCTGTGTCAGTCAACtatttttcatcttcctttttgcAGCAACAGAATTTTTTCTCCTGGCCATCAtgtcctatgaccgctatgtggccatttgTAAACCTTTACATTATGCAACCATCATGAACAGTAGAATCTGTGGAAGACTTGTTATTTGCTGTTGGATAGCAGGTGGGCTGGTTATATTTCCACCACTTTGCCTGGGCTTAAATCTGGAATTCTGTGACTATCATGTCATTGATCATTTTCTCTGTGATGCCTCTCCTATGCTGAAGATCTCTTGTTCAGACACATGGTTCATAGAACAGATGGTTGTTGCCCTTGCTGTGCTGACTGATATTGGGACATTTCTGTGTGTAGTTCTGTCATATATATGCATCATCAAGGCCATCATAAAGTTCCCTTCTGCCCAGCAAAAGATGAAGGCCTTTTCTACCTGTTCTTCTCACATGATTGTGATTTCTATCACCTATGGCAGTTGTATCTTTATCTATGTCAAACCTTCAGCAAAAGATGAAGTGGCAATTAATAAGGGTGTGTTAGTGCTTACTACTTCAGTTGCCCCCATGTTAAACCCATTTATATATAGCCTGAGGAACAAGCAAGTGAAAGGAGCTTTTACTGACTTAATCAAAAGAATTTCATTGATTTCAAAGAAGTGA